The DNA region TTCATAACCTGCATGAGGAACGACAACACCGAGGATTTTATTAAATTTTATATCGAATCTTTCAGGTTCAAGATTTTTAAAATAATTCAACAGTTCTGATTCTGAATCCGGATAGAAGGCACCTGCAACGTATGGATCCCTTATCATATCTATGCATTGCTAAATTTTATATAAAGATTGTATATTTATATTATTTCGACAATATGTAAAGGAAACATTTAATAATTTATGATAATTAATAATATATGATAGATGATGAGTCCAGAACTCTTGAGTATAACGAAAAGGCTTTAAAGCTTTCAGAGTTCTATAAAGGCAAGGTTGGCATTGTTCCAAAGGTTCCGGTCAGAAGTCTAGATGATTTTTCTGTATGGTACACGCCTGGTGTTGCCGCTGTTGCAAGAAAGATAGCTGAGAACATAGATCTATCCTTTGAGCTTACAGGACGCTGGAATTCTGTTGCAATATTAACAGATGGCACAAGGGTGCTTGGCCTTGGAAACATAGGCCCCGAGGCGGCAATGCCTGTTATGGAGGGTAAATCCCTAATATTTAATTATCTTGGTGGTGTAAACGCGGTGCCGATACCTGTGCGTGCGGCTTCAGAGGATGATTTTATAAAGGTTGCCATGGCCCTTGAGCCATCATTTGGTGGCTTTAATTTAGAGGATATAGAATCGCCAAAGTGCTTTTCAATACTTGAAAAATTACAAAAAACCCTTGAAATACCGGCCTGGCATGATGACCAGCTTGGCACAGCATCGATAACTCTTGCCGGTGTTATAAATGCCTTGAGGGTGGTAAACAAGAAGATTGATGATGTAAGGGTTGTTTTCAATGGGGCTGGTGCTGCCAATATAGCCGCTGCATACCTTTTCAACGAGGCCGGTTTTAAAATGAAGAACATGGTCATGATAGATTCCTCTGGAATACTTGAGCCTGAAAGACCTGATATGGACAGGCTCATGCTAAACAATCCATTAAAGTACAAGCTTGCCATTGATACAAATGAGGACAGGTTAAAGGGTAACCTGATGGATGCGGTTAATGGTGCTGATATAATAATATCGGCCTCAAAATCTCAGCCCGGCATAATAAAACCAGAACATATAAAATTAATGAATCGTG from Picrophilus oshimae DSM 9789 includes:
- a CDS encoding NAD(P)-dependent malic enzyme gives rise to the protein MIDDESRTLEYNEKALKLSEFYKGKVGIVPKVPVRSLDDFSVWYTPGVAAVARKIAENIDLSFELTGRWNSVAILTDGTRVLGLGNIGPEAAMPVMEGKSLIFNYLGGVNAVPIPVRAASEDDFIKVAMALEPSFGGFNLEDIESPKCFSILEKLQKTLEIPAWHDDQLGTASITLAGVINALRVVNKKIDDVRVVFNGAGAANIAAAYLFNEAGFKMKNMVMIDSSGILEPERPDMDRLMLNNPLKYKLAIDTNEDRLKGNLMDAVNGADIIISASKSQPGIIKPEHIKLMNRDPIVFALANPLPEIWPRDAINAGARIVATGRSDFNNQINNSLVFPGVFRGILDARARKVNFKVMVSASYEIANAVKNPDENHIVPDMSNWELYPRVAAAVASKCSELGFARKAGDYNTFLKRATDIIEENRRLYDTLIEKNIIKIAMR